In one window of Fulvia fulva chromosome 5, complete sequence DNA:
- a CDS encoding H(+)/Cl(-) exchange transporter 3, which translates to MPKSQASYASLASNRTTEDDDDDHELTEHEREAIRNAYRNAFESHTTPVSPAEMRDDIETVRRPLRSTRTSDGDLRLRLPSRHVDERTGLLSEPRSGYRTTSVPGTPRYGFARSHSYVNSVRGLSHSRRGSFARGLMKTLGGSAGQEADEGPSASKQSVYWDDRVWYDQFTSTDWVHDSIADAYRVKELRSRKDFKGRVQAFFDGAQGWVLVFIIGCITAGFAYVIDITEATIFDFKSGYCTTHWWYSKRMCCSGASICDEWNRWSNLVHDSSERQLWTDFAAYIIWCVVLSTIACLITLQTKTTISSAISLSTLDENLGADRHHDSSKTHTEGGHGTVSPTRRFQEAAQRPPVTYYPAAGSGVAEVRVILSGFVLHGYLGMRTLVFKAVGIVFSVASGLSVGKEGPYVHIAACIGNIATRFSRKYRNNDAKRREVLSAAAAAGVAVAFGAPIGGVLFALEEVSYYFPPKTLFRTFFCCIAAALSLKALNPYGTGKIVLFEIRYLTDWKFFEIIAFICVGALGGILGALFIKASRFWAKTFRRMSLIKDYPVLEVVLVAVVTGIVSFWNRYTRLPVAELLYEMASPCTSFSDDGSALCPTQEQIPGTIGYLTAAFVIKAVLTTVTFGIKIPAGIYVPSMVVGGLLGRIVGHMVQYLTLKYPELAFFANCPNDGNPESCVVPGVYALVAAGATMCGVTRLSVTLAVILFELTGSLDHVLPFSLGVLVAKWTADALEPLSIYDLLTDMNAYPYLDHKVRPIFTTDLGDITQAPSQNRLIDISGSSLVPAKQLRFKLEYLHMAGELDGGLPILKEGVLVGLIPGPDLEYALDRVPDEEDTMCLMNAHDQALHHEHRPSNMDDENDDSAALEDDVDAEEGTRRGSDNSERDPTDFTPYIDPSPVALDITSPMDLVFECFVKLGLRYVCVLHEGKYAGMVHKKTFVRYVKHVQEQDKGVFGKNSDYTARFIPPHLHSEVVPSRERGASPSAAFAAVTIEGDMSGSENGANAGSGRNMENVSPARPASMAARSASPAKRSRAEVDSEDSQQMEKMPGSFASDVDMAGLTPASNGLDAQDGSMTAGESMDTSATSFQSGQEAPPPYKVNDNYTTEEIDEQVSQVEELLNKPLDEGTMGVVISNRWLKRVVSRASKNLKSSNFEKSDREGAVGPLDNSDIVPAGAFDAPHLHDAAEKPFIPLDPGLTLGEDIEVLPYDAYGEITGKYGSVSGQKAIIRYAHNTVTDAESVAKNIIYELYPPLITVRKVPWHDPDNKEPAKSTNALLNIQKVKEGRKRGQNSLDDAPTLVASRTEGVQNFLRRAKVAADIASGTKVKVWRVLEPAQTQTNGSGVVTPPASRSASPTKASSPTKLVVEQKAFAKMDIGTHLEFCDVMKDLTHDEKYTGSSTISLAGLGDTPSSTIILEEQTRGPGGGEFTSDNKKGFKNIINNLNRKTNGSKPSSATASRRTSPNPGMMTRGRMRKDGRTRGVTGLANLGNTCYMNSALQCIRSVEELALYFLSKRYKSEINNDNPLGHHGAMANAYYTVLAGIYGDNSGGSYSPQEFKRKLGSVQPLFSGYGQQDSQEFLSFLVDALHEDLNRIIKKPYIENPDSDDAKVHDPEYIHELGETYRTNHQKRNDSIATDLFGGFYKNTMECPDCEKVSVTFDPYSLLTVQLPMDHAFSHTITYIPLRGKPVNHEIDIDKNSTIKTLKESIAKKHKTDASRLWMAEVYSHKIYKVFADNSTLAEANIVANDYIFMFELDGSPTNAPSGKKSYNSYGSAKDLDVVPAEGMESPQADIVAVPIFSRMKKNNGSHDQVLHPLYITLTREETEDYEIIMKKVLLAVANVTSRPILTEFHEGEVKKADVEELDDDADMDKDQAASDDTAGVSDHSAQSEDGYVAISLGKADPAATPAGELDPPTIDEFSTDVPDGFMDAQYYLPTALRTQLFDLNWAKSSDGNLHCASMSAYSSDIRSMSDRVKQPERRSSMGSSGSGGSSPDANNDSDESDNDDGIDDEPDITLGGQDDATTSSPDVEEDEQEPSPSGGLQRPQRGGNRKKGKKKGKRGKKGSWKSQGRAGGQQAYGNKNQHTRQNGSRHAGSSPGGDSQDGGPYYIQLGEGIVLDWQPEAFDSLFNGDPNDAEEMRGHTYHNDDGKHGRVFTDPELELRKEKRSARKKHGIDLEECFIETGKREILSEDNAWYCNRCKEMRRAAKTLQIWTLPEILVVHMKRFGGTRSFRDKIDVLVDYPIEGLDMNDKVGLKEDGKDYTYDLFAVDNHYGGLGGGHYTAMAKNFNDGEWYEYNDSIAHKISSGAEKLKSAAAYLLFYRRRSEKPLGPQYLQDLVMDSRNPPEVPADEADEPDSGEDKLGGPAHSSSRGSSSALAVAGAGMKNRLSHERNGGVGADSNPTPKITMTTEQMSEARYGDSWGFTRFDGSDVNNDGDAASDKADLGDADSGVGGSVSTTSDMEYDRSGAHNSPREEGSMELHEHVMDFNRHAEDLDMVDENQDEQVDEIHVEDYFDTTTQSG; encoded by the exons ATGCCGAAGTCTCAAGCTTCCTACGCATCTTTAGCCTCCAACCGTACCACCGAAGACGATGACGATGATCACGAGCTGACGGAGCACGAAAGAGAGGCCATTAGAAATGCCTACCGCAATGCGTTCGAGTCACACACTACGCCCGTCTCGCCGGCGGAGATGAGGGACGATATAGAAACAGTGCGGAGACCCTTGAGGTCGACGAGAACGTCTGATGGTGACCTCAGACTGCGACTGCCTTCACGACATGTGGACGAACGTACTGGGCTGTTGTCCGAGCCTCGCAGCGGCTACAGGACCACCAGTGTACCTGGCACACCGCGCTATGGCTTTGCACGCTCGCACAGCTATGTCAATTCTGTCCGCGGTCTTAGTCATAGCCGACGAGGCTCTTTCGCACGAGGTCTCATGAAGACGTTGGGCGGCAGCGCTGGTCAAGAGGCGGATGAAGGCCCTTCGGCATCGAAGCAGTCCGTGTATTGGGACGATCGAGTCTGGTACGATCAGTTCACCTCCACCGACTGGGTACATGACAGCATAGCAGATGCCTACCGTGTGAAAGAGTTGCGGAGCAGGAAAGACTTCAAAGGCAGAGTGCAAGCCTTCTTCGACGGCGCACAAGGATGGGTGCTTGTCTTCATAATCGGGTGCATTACAGCAGGCTTCGCCTACGTGATCGATATTACCGAAGCCACCATCTTTGATTTCAAGAGTGGGTACTGCACAACACACTGGTGGTACAGCAAGAGGATGTGCTGCAGCGGTGCCAGTATCTGCGATGAATGGAATCGCTGGTCCAATCTGGTGCACGACTCGAGCGAGAGGCAACTTTGGACAGACTTCGCAGCCTACATTATATGGTGTGTTGTGCTGTCTACTATTGCGTGCCTTATCACGCTACAGACCAAGACAACCATTTCCTCTGCCATCTCGCTATCGACGCTTGATGAGAACCTGGGTGCGGACCGGCATCACGACTCGTCGAAGACGCATACAGAGGGCGGACATGGAACTGTGAGTCCGACCAGACGCTTCCAGGAAGCTGCTCAGCGTCCGCCAGTGACATACTATCCTGCTGCGGGTAGTGGTGTTGCTGAAGTCAGGGTTATTCTCTCAGGCTTCGTGTTGCACGGCTACCTTGGCATGCGAACGCTTGTCTTCAAAGCCGTCGGCATCGTCTTCTCAGTCGCATCTGGCCTGTCAGTCGGGAAGGAAGGTCCTTATGTGCACATCGCCGCCTGCATCGGAAACATTGCAACTCGATTCTCACGCAAGTATCGCAACAATGATGCCAAGCGTCGAGAAGTACTATCTGCTGCGGCCGCGGCTGGTGTGGCAGTCGCCTTTGGTGCACCCATCGGCGGCGTTCTCTTCGCACTGGAGGAAGTGAGCTACTACTTTCCGCCCAAAACACTCTTCAGGACCTTCTTCTGCTGCATCGCTGCCGCGCTGTCGCTGAAAGCTCTGAACCCATACGGCACTGGCAAGATTGTGCTGTTCGAAATTCGATACCTCACAGACTGGAAGTTCTTCGAGATCATTGCTTTCATCTGCGTAGGAGCGCTAGGCGGCATTCTTGGAGCGCTTTTCATCAAAGCGTCCAGGTTCTGGGCTAAGACTTTCAGGCGCATGAGCTTGATCAAAGACTACCCTGTGCTTGAGGTCGTCTTGGTCGCAGTGGTTACTGGCATTGTCAGCTTCTGGAACAGATACACTCGCCTTCCGGTTGCAGAGTTGCTGTACGAGATGGCTTCGCCATGCACGTCGTTCTCAGACGATGGCTCAGCTCTTTGTCCAACACAAGAGCAGATTCCTGGGACTATTGGCTACTTGACGGCTGCCTTTGTGATCAAGGCTGTTCTCACGACTGTGACCTTTGGCATCAAGATTCCGGCAGGGATCTATGTGCCATCAATGGTGGTAGGTGGTCTGCTGGGGCGGATCGTGGGCCACATGGTGCAATACCTGACCCTCAAGTACCCCGAACTCGCATTCTTTGCGAATTGTCCGAATGATGGCAATCCAGAGTCTTGCGTGGTGCCGGGTGTCTATGCACTTGTGGCCGCCGGAGCTACAATGTGTGGTGTGACACGCCTGTCAGTAACGCTGGCAGTCATTCTCTTTGAATTGACCGGCAGCTTGGACCACGTCCTACCATTCTCACTCGGAGTTTTGGTAGCGAAGTGGACAGCCGATGCCCTCGAGCCGCTCAGCATCTACGATCTGCTTACAGATATGAACGCATACCCGTACCTCGACCACAAGGTGCGGCCAATTTTCACCACAGATTTGGGCGACATTACACAAGCACCTTCCCAGAACCGCTTGATCGACATCTCCGGATCTTCTTTGGTACCTGCCAAGCAATTGCGCTTCAAGCTGGAGTACCTGCACATGGCTGGCGAGCTGGATGGTGGACTTCCTATTCTGAAGGAAGGTGTCCTGGTAGGACTTATACCAGGCCCTGATCTGGAGTACGCACTCGATCGCGTGCCTGACGAAGAAGACACAATGTGCCTGATGAACGCTCACGACCAAGCGCTCCACCACGAACACAGACCGAGCAACATGGACGACGAGAACGACGACTCCGCTGCCCTTGAAGACGATGTCGACGCAGAAGAGGGAACTCGACGAGGGTCAGACAACTCGGAGCGAGATCCTACCGATTTCACGCCGTATATCGATCCTTCTCCGGTGGCGCTTGACATTACGAGTCCGATGGACCTCGTGTTCGAGTGTTTCGTCAAACTTGGTCTGAGGTATGTCTGCGTGCTGCATGAGGGGAAGTATGCGGGCATGGTGCATAAGAAGACGTTTGTACGATATGTCAAGCACGTGCAGGAGCAGGACAAGGGGGTGTTTGGGAAGAA CAGCGACTACACAGCGCGATTCATCCCGCCGCATTTGCACAGCGAGGTGGTGCCGAGTAGGGAACGAGGGGCAAGTCCGAGCGCTGCGTTTGCGGCAGTCACGATTGAGGGGGATATGTCTGGGAGCGAGAATGGGGCCAACGCTGGCTCGGGGCGGAATATGGAGAATGTGAGTCCTGCTAGGCCCGCGTCGATGGCGGCGAGGAGTGCGAGTCCGGCGAAGAGGAGTAGGGCGGAGGTGGATTCGGAGGATTCGCAGCAGATGGAGAAGATGCCGGGTAGCTTTGCGAGTGATGTGGATATGGCGGGCTTGACGCCGGCGAGCAATGGCCTGGATGCGCAAGACGGCTCGATGACGGCTGGAGAGTCTATGGATACTTCAGCCACGAGCTTTCAGTCCGGGCAGGAAGCTCCTCCTCCTTACAAAGTCAACGACAACTACACTACCGAAGAGATTGACGAACAGGTCAGCCAGGTGGAAGAGCTTCTCAACAAACCGCTGGACGAGGGCACTATGGGCGTCGTGATCTCGAATCGGTGGCTGAAGCGAGTAGTCTCAAGAGCATCGAAGAACTTGAAGAGCAGCAACTTTGAGAAGTCCGATCGCGAGGGCGCTGTTGGGCCGCTGGACAACAGTGACATCGTGCCTGCCGGAGCCTTTGATGCGCCACACCTTCACGATGCGGCCGAGAAGCCTTTCATCCCTCTGGACCCAGGCCTGACTCTTGGCGAGGACATCGAGGTCTTGCCGTACGATGCTTACGGAGAGATCACGGGCAAGTATGGCTCGGTGTCTGGCCAGAAGGCGATCATCCGGTATGCGCACAACACGGTCACAGATGCAGAGTCTGTTGCGAAGAATATCATCTACGAGCTCTATCCTCCTCTGATCACGGTGAGGAAGGTACCTTGGCACGACCCCGATAACAAGGAGCCTGCGAAGTCGACCAATGCTCTCTTGAATATACAAAAGGTCAAGGAGGGGCGAAAGCGTGGCCAGAACAGTCTCGACGACGCACCGACCCTTGTAGCTTCAAGAACCGAAGGCGTCCAAAACTTCTTACGCAGAGCGAAAGTGGCGGCCGACATTGCCAGCGGCACAAAGGTCAAAGTATGGCGAGTGCTCGAGCCAGCACAGACTCAGACCAACGGCTCGGGTGTCGTTACACCTCCCGCGTCAAGGAGTGCTTCACCAACGAAAGCATCGTCTCCCACCAAGCTCGTTGTCGAGCAAAAGGCTTTTGCCAAAATGGACATTGGAACGCACCTCGAGTTCTGCGATGTCATGAAAGATCTGACCCACGACGAGAAGTACACGGGATCAAGCACAATATCATTAGCCGGTCTCGGCGATACTCCCAGCTCTACCATCATTCTTGAAGAGCAAACTCGTGGTCCTGGAGGTGGAGAGTTCACGTCCGACAACAAGAAGGGGTTCAAGAACATCATAAATAACCTGAACAGAAAGACCAACGGCTCGAAGCCGTCTTCCGCGACTGCTAGCCGCCGAACAAGTCCAAATCCAGGGATGATGACGCGAGGTCGTATGCGCAAAGATGGTCGTACACGAGGTGTTACTGGGCTTGCAAACCTGGGCAATACCTGCTACATGAACTCAGCGCTGCAGTGCATACGAAGTGTGGAGGAGCTTGCGCTGTACTTCTTAAGCAAGAGGTACAAGTCGGAGATCAACAACGACAACCCACTTGGTCATCACGGCGCCATGGCGAACGCGTACTACACAGTCCTTGCCGGCATCTATGGCGATAACAGCGGCGGCTCTTACTCTCCACAAGAGTTCAAGAGGAAGCTTGGGAGCGTTCAGCCGCTCTTCTCGGGATACGGTCAGCAGGACTCGCAGGAGTTCTTGAGTTTCCTTGTCGATGCCCTGCACGAAGATCTGAACCGCATCATCAAGAAGCCTTATATCGAGAACCCCGACTCTGACGATGCCAAAGTCCACGACCCTGAATACATTCACGAACTGGGAGAGACGTATCGCACAAACCACCAAAAGCGCAACGACTCGATAGCCACTGATCTTTTCGGCGGCTTTTACAAGAACACAATGGAGTGCCCGGACTGCGAGAAAGTTAGTGTGACTTTCGATCCGTACTCGCTCCTCACTGTACAGCTTCCTATGGATCACGCATTCTCTCACACCATCACATACATACCATTGCGTGGCAAGCCTGTCAACCACGAGATTGATATCGATAAGAATTCGACGATCAAGACCCTCAAAGAGAGCATAGCGAAGAAGCACAAGACGGATGCCAGCCGGCTGTGGATGGCTGAAGTATACTCACATAAGATCTACAAAGTCTTTGCTGATAATAGCACGCTCGCTGAGGCCAACATTGTGGCCAACGATTACATCTTCATGTTCGAGCTTGACGGCTCGCCGACCAATGCTCCGTCAGGGAAGAAGAGCTACAACAGCTATGGCTCTGCAAAGGATCTCGATGTGGTACCGGCCGAAGGCATGGAGTCCCCTCAAGCTGACATCGTTGCCGTGCCAATCTTCAGCCGTATGAAGAAGAATAACGGATCTCATGACCAAGTCCTCCACCCTCTTTACATCACGCTGACACGAGAGGAGACGGAAGATTACGAGATAATCATGAAGAAAGTGCTGCTTGCTGTTGCGAACGTCACCAGCAGACCTATACTCACAGAATTTCATGAGGGCGAAGTGAAGAAGGCTGATGTCGAGGAACTCGATGATGATGCGGATATGGACAAAGACCAGGCTGCTTCGGACGACACCGCTGGTGTCAGTGATCACTCGGCGCAGTCTGAGGACGGCTACGTCGCGATATCGTTGGGCAAAGCTGATCCTGCAGCTACTCCGGCCGGGGAGCTTGACCCGCCAACAATCGACGAGTTCTCTACTGACGTCCCTGATGGCTTCATGGACGCTCAGTACTATCTCCCTACTGCACTTCGAACACAGCTCTTTGACTTGAACTGGGCCAAGAGTAGCGATGGCAACTTGCACTGCGCTTCCATGTCAGCATACAGTTCTGACATTCGATCCATGTCTGACCGCGTGAAACAGCCGGAGCGACGGTCGTCGATGGGTTCATCTGGCTCGGGCGGCTCTTCACCTGATGCCAACAACGATAGTGACGAGAGCGACAATGATGACGGAATTGATGATGAGCCCGACATCACCCTCGGTGGCCAGGACGATGCCACGACATCGAGCCCGGATGTCGAAGAGGACGAACAAGAACCTTCGCCGTCTGGCGGTCTACAGCGACCTCAGCGAGGTGGCAACCGCAAGAAGGGCAAGAAGAAGGGCAAGCGTGGCAAGAAGGGCTCGTGGAAGTCGCAAGGTAGAGCTGGCGGTCAGCAAGCTTATGGCAACAAGAACCAGCACACTCGGCAAAATGGCTCCAGACATGCTGGCTCAAGCCCTGGCGGCGACTCGCAAGACGGCGGCCCGTACTACATTCAGCTTGGCGAGGGTATTGTGCTCGATTGGCAACCGGAAGCTTTTGACAGTCTGTTCAATGGCGATCCTAACGATGCCGAAGAGATGCGTGGTCACACATACCACAACGACGACGGGAAGCACGGCCGAGTGTTCACCGACCCGGAGCTGGAACTTAGGAAAGAGAAGCGTTCGGCGCGCAAGAAGCATGGTATCGATCTGGAAGAGTGCTTCATCGAGACTGGCAAGCGCGAAATTCTGTCCGAAGACAATGCATGGTATTGCAATCGGTGCAAGGAGATGCGGCGTGCGGCCAAGACACTGCAGATCTGGACTTTGCCTGAGATCTTGGTGGTGCACATGAAGCGCTTCGGTGGCACGCGGTCCTTTAGAGACAAGATCGACGTCCTCGTTGACTACCCCATCGAAGGTCTCGACATGAACGACAAAGTCGGCTTGAAGGAAGATGGCAAGGATTACACTTACGATCTGTTTGCTGTAGACAACCACTATGGTGGTCTTGGTGGTGGACATTACACTGCCATGGCCAAGAACTTCAACGATGGAGAGTGGTATGAATACAATG ATAGTATCGCACACAAGATCAGTAGTGGCGCTGAGAAGCTCAAATCTGCTGCTGCCTACCTGCTGTTCTACAGACGCCGATCCGAGAAGCCACTCGGGCCCCAGTACCTCCAGGACCTTGTTATGGATTCTCGAAACCCACCAGAAGTCCCTGCCGATGAGGCCGATGAACCAGATTCGGGGGAAGACAAGCTCGGCGGCCCAGCTCACTCCTCATCCCGTGGGTCGTCGAGCGCCTTAGCCGTAGCAGGAGCCGGGATGAAGAACAGGCTGAGCCACGAAAGAAATGGTGGAGTTGGAGCAGACAGCAATCCGACGCCGAAGATAACGATGACGACCGAGCAGATGAGTGAGGCTAGGTATGGAGATAGCTGGGGATTCACACGCTTCGATGGTTCTGACGTCAATAACGATGGTGATGCCGCCAGCGACAAAGCAGATCTCGGTGATGCCGACAGCGGGGTGGGAGGTAGTGTATCCACCACCAGCGACATGGAGTACGACCGCAGTGGAGCGCACAACTCGCCGCGGGAAGAGGGTTCAATGGAACTTCACGAGCATGTGATGGACTTCAATCGGCACGCTGAGGATCTCGATATGGTGGACGAAAATCAGGATGAGCAAGTGGACGAGATTCACGTCGAAGATTATTTTGATACTACGACGCAGTCGGGATAG